A genome region from Gadus chalcogrammus isolate NIFS_2021 chromosome 7, NIFS_Gcha_1.0, whole genome shotgun sequence includes the following:
- the rfc3 gene encoding replication factor C subunit 3, with the protein MSLWVDKYRPASLGKLDYHKEQAVQLKNLVQCGDFPHLLVYGPSGAGKKTRIMCLLKELYGAGVEKLRIEHQTIVAPSKKKIEINTIASNYHLEVNPSDAGNQDRVVIQELIKTVAQSQQIQSSTQREFKVVLLTEVDRLTKDAQHALRRTMEKYMGTCRLILCCNSTSKVIGPIRSRCLGVRVPLPSTEEVCSVLSTVCKKEGLSLPSELARQISERSGRNLRKALLMCEACRVQQYPFSVDQAVPETDWEVYLRETANAIVSQQSPARLMEVRARLYELLTHCIPPEIIMKGLVAELLSNCDGQLKTEVTHIAAYYEHRLQLGNKAIYHLEAFTAKFMAIYKKFMEDGLDGLMF; encoded by the exons ATGAGTCTTTGGGTGGACAAATACCGCCCGGCCTCCCTGGGGAAACTCGACTACCATAAAGAACAAGCAGTGCAGCTGAAGAACCTG GTGCAATGTGGAGATTTCCCCCATCTCCTGGTGTACGGACCGTCGGGCGCAGGAAAGAAGACCCGCATAATGTGTCTCCTGAAGGAGCTGTACGGAGCCGGGGTGGAGAAGCTGCGTATCGAGCACCAGACCATCGTT GCGCCCTCgaagaagaaaatagaaatCAACACGATAGCCAGTAACTACCACTTGGAGGTCAACCCGAG TGATGCCGGTAACCAGGACCGCGTGGTGATCCAGGAGCTGATCAAGACGGTGGCCCAGTCCCAGCAGATCCAGTCCAGCACACAGAGGGAGTTCAAAG TGGTGCTGCTGACCGAGGTGGATCGCCTCACCAAGGACGCCCAGCATGCATTGCGTCGCACCATGGAGAAGTACATGGGCACCTGCCGCCTCATCCTGTGCTGTAACTCCACCTCCAAGGTGATCGGGCCAATCAGGAGCCGGTGCCTGGGCGTGCGAGTGCCGCTGCCCAGCACCGAGGAG GTGTGCAGCGTCCTGTCGACCGTGTGTAAGAAGGAGGGCCTGTCCCTGCCCTCGGAGCTCGCCCGGCAGATCAGCGAGCGCTCGGGACGCAACCTCCGCAAGGCGCTGCTGATGTGCGAGGCCTGCAGAGTGCAAca GTATCCCTTCTCGGTGGACCAGGCGGTGCCAGAGACGGACTGGGAGGTGTATCTGAGGGAGACGGCCAATGCCATCGTCAGCCAGCAGAGCCCTGCCAG GTTAATGGAAGTACGAGCCAGACTCTATGAGCTCCTGACTCACTGCATCCCTCCTGAGATCATTATGAAG GGCCTGGTGGCCGAGCTGCTGAGCAACTGCGACGGGCAGCTGAAGACGGAGGTGACCCACATCGCGGCCTACTACGAGCACCGGCTGCAGCTGGGCAACAAGGCCATCTACCACCTGGAGGCCTTCACCGCCAAGTTCATGGCCATCTACAAGAAGTTCATGGAGGACGGCCTGGACGGGCTCATGTTCTAG
- the kl gene encoding klotho isoform X1 gives MCVVFGLVTLLLFTSEWDDALAKPKDGLRTWGRFAKLPYPGDKALLYDTFPGDFMWAVGTAAYQVEGAFDRDGKGLSIWDTFTRGGTRMMTGDVGSDSYHNINADVRAIKQLGVSHYRFSLSWPRIFPNGTRGSYNAAGANYYRTLIRKLKEARVEPVVTLYHWDLPDALQQAFGGWGSRRIVELFKDYADFCFLTFGDDVKYWITIDNPFVVAWHGYGTGVVAPGIKNDPDLPFRVGHNLIKAHAAAWHLYQRFYRSRQRGKLSMALASHWIKPSRTRRQNLHECQCSLDHVLGWFARPLFVDGDYPPCMRDRLGPRLPAFTREEREEVRGTADFFALSHGASLSFHLINDSLKFGQKEDLDLRMLLYWVNAEYNRPPILVVQSGWYVLGNTNTEDPKHMYYLKRFIVETLKSISLDRVNVIGYTAWSLMDGFEWHREYGIRTGLYHVDFQTSGMKREPKTSATFYRALIQKNGFPELPENRPAQGFFPCDFAWGVSANSIQVETTPTQFVDPSVYLWNRSSDGELKRLVGFSALPLDRATHCANYATVRQQVNEIRQVGVSHFHFSLNWSALVPSGDVSRPNASLLRYYSCFSQQLLRANVTPVITLWHHTSDTASLPAPLHTTNKWLNREAPDLFEAYARLCYRELGEHVKLWITLNEPNDETVGYQEGHQMLRAHALAWHAYHRHFRHTQGGQVSLALQMDWVEPAFSFRREDVEPAKRVLDFRVGWFAEPIFGKGDYPVGMRTWLRQLNSLDLPVFNEEDRQLVKGTFDFFAISHFSTDLVTHAKEDSYTYIPMLEVQYMIDTTWIMSPRPVVPWGLRKALNWVKEHYSDVPIYVMANGVQEDPARFKDSLRVYYLYNYINEALKASTLDGVNLKGYFAYALSDMRDPGFGLYGQVHDEVIVKASLSNYRNIIEHNGFPVAGLPAQQCPRDPLPCLDCQLLTRRPLLGFLTLLGSGFLITLGLIIYYAAKRRTECY, from the exons ATGTGTGTCGTGTTCGGCCTCGTGACGTTGCTTCTCTTTACCTCCGAGTGGGACGACGCGCTGGCGAAGCCAAAAGACGGGCTGAGGACCTGGGGGAGATTCGCCAAGCTGCCCTACCCGGGGGACAAGGCTCTCCTCTATGACACCTTCCCGGGAGACTTCATGTGGGCCGTGGGAACCGCCGCCTACCAGGTCGAGGGCGCCTTTGACCGGGACGGCAAGGGGCTCTCTATATGGGACACTTTTACGCGCGGTGGGACCCGCATGATGACCGGGGACGTGGGCAGCGACAGCTACCACAACATCAACGCAGACGTCCGCGCCATCAAGCAGCTGGGGGTCAGCCACTAcaggttctctctctcctggccccGGATCTTCCCCAACGGGACCCGGGGCAGCTACAACGCGGCGGGGGCCAACTATTACCGGACCCTGATCAGGAAGCTGAAGGAGGCGCGGGTGGAGCCGGTGGTCACCCTGTACCACTGGGACCTGCCGGACGCCCTGCAGCAGGCGTTCGGCGGCTGGGGCAGTCGCCGGATCGTGGAGCTTTTCAAAGATTACGCGGACTTTTGTTTCCTGACGTTTGGCGATGACGTCAAGTACTGGATCACCATTGATAACCCGTTCGTGGTGGCCTGGCACGGGTACGGGACCGGCGTGGTCGCACCCGGCATCAAGAATGACCCTGACCTCCCGTTCCGAGTGGGACACAATCTCATCAAG GCCCACGCGGCCGCCTGGCACCTCTACCAGCGCTTCTACCGCTCGCGGCAGCGCGGCAAGCTGTCCATGGCGCTGGCCTCCCACTGGATCAAGCCCAGCCGCACGCGCCGCCAGAACCTCCACGAGTGCCAGTGCTCCCTGGACCACGTGCTGGGCTGGTTCGCCCGGCCGCTCTTCGTGGACGGGGACTACCCTCCCTGCATGAGAGACCGGCTGGGCCCCCGGCTGCCCGCCTTCACgcgcgaggagagggaggaggtgcgcGGCACGGCGGACTTCTTCGCGCTGTCGCACGGCGCCTCGCTCAGCTTCCACCTCATCAACGACAGCCTGAAGTTCGGCCAGAAGGAGGACCTGGACCTGAGGATGCTGCTGTACTGGGTGAACGCAGAGTACAACCGGCCCCCCATCCTGGTGGTCCAGAGCGGctg GTACGTCCTGGGCAACACCAACACAGAGGACCCCAAGCACATGTACTACCTCAAGAGGTTCATCGTAGAGACCCTGAAAT CCATCAGCCTGGACCGGGTGAACGTGATTGGCTACACAGCATGGTCTCTGATGGACGGCTTCGAGTGGCACCGGGAGTACGGGATTCGTACCGGCCTGTACCACGTGGACTTCCAAACCTCGGGCATGAAGAGGGAGCCCAAGACCTCAGCCACCTTCTACag GGCATTGATCCAGAAGAACGGCTTCCCAGAGCTGCCAGAGAACCGCCCAGCCCAGGGCTTCTTCCCCTGTGACTTCGCCTGGGGCGTCTCCGCTAACTccatacag GTGGAGACCACGCCCACCCAGTTCGTGGACCCCAGTGTGTACCTGTGGAACCGCTCGAGTGACGGCGAGCTGAAGAGGCTGGTGGGCTTCAGCGCGCTGCCCCTCGACCGAGCCACGCACTGCGCTAACTACGCCACCGTTCGCCAGCAG gtgAACGAGATCCGGCAGGTGGGCGTCAGCCACTTCCACTTCTCCCTGAACTGGTCGGCGCTGGTCCCCTCGGGCGACGTGAGCCGGCCCAACGCCTCGCTGCTGCGCTACTACAGCTGCTTCAGCCAGCAGCTGCTGCGGGCCAACGTCACGCCCGTCATCACCCTGTGGCACCACACCAGTGACACGGCCAGCCTGCCCGCACCCCTCCACACCACCAACAAGTGGCTCaacag gGAGGCGCCCGACCTGTTTGAGGCGTACGCCCGGCTCTGCTACCGAGAGCTGGGCGAGCACGTGAAGCTGTGGATCACGCTGAACGAGCCCAACGACGAGACGGTGGGCTACCAGGAGGGCCACCAGATGCTGCGAGCCCACGCCCTGGCCTGGCACGCCTACCACCGCCACTTCAGGCACACGCAGGGTGGCCAG GTGTCCCTGGCCCTGCAGATGGACTGGGTGGAGCCGGCCTTCTCGTTCCGGCGGGAGGACGTTGAGCCGGCCAAGCGGGTGCTGGACTTCCGCGTGGGCTGGTTCGCCGAGCCCATCTTCGGGAAGGGGGACTACCCTGTCGGGATGAGGACCTGGCTGCGGCAGCTCAACTCCCTGGA TCTTCCGGTGTTCAACGAAGAGGACCGTCAGCTGGTCAAGGGCACGTTTGACTTCTTCGCCATCAGCCACTTCAGCACGGACCTGGTCACCCACGCCAAGGAAGACTC GTACACCTACATCCCCATGCTGGAGGTCCAGTACATGATAGACACCACCTGGATCATGTCCCCCAGACCTGTGGTCCCCTGGGGGCTGAGGAAGGCCCTCAACTGG gtGAAGGAGCACTACAGCGACGTGCCCATCTACGTGATGGCCAACGGGGTCCAGGAAGACCCCGCCCGCTTCAAGGACAGCCTGCGCGTCTACTACCTGTACAACTACATCAACGAGGCCCTGAAAG CCTCCACGCTGGACGGGGTGAACCTGAAGGGGTACTTCGCCTACGCGCTGAGCGACATGCGGGACCCGGGCTTCGGACTGTACGGCCAGGTCCACGACGAGGTTATCGTCAAGGCGTCGCTCTCCAACTACCGCAACATCATCGAGCACAACGGCTTCCCCGTGGCGGGGTTGCCCGCCCAGCAGTGCCCCCGGGACCCGTTGCCCTGCCTGGACTGCCAGCTGCTGACCCGGAGGCCTCTGCTGGGGTTTCTCACGCTGCTGGGCTCCGGGTTCCTCATCACGCTGGGACTCATTATTTATTACGCGGCGAAGAGACGCACCGAGTGTTACTGA
- the kl gene encoding klotho isoform X2 — MCVVFGLVTLLLFTSEWDDALAKPKDGLRTWGRFAKLPYPGDKALLYDTFPGDFMWAVGTAAYQVEGAFDRDGKGLSIWDTFTRGGTRMMTGDVGSDSYHNINADVRAIKQLGVSHYRFSLSWPRIFPNGTRGSYNAAGANYYRTLIRKLKEARVEPVVTLYHWDLPDALQQAFGGWGSRRIVELFKDYADFCFLTFGDDVKYWITIDNPFVVAWHGYGTGVVAPGIKNDPDLPFRVGHNLIKAHAAAWHLYQRFYRSRQRGKLSMALASHWIKPSRTRRQNLHECQCSLDHVLGWFARPLFVDGDYPPCMRDRLGPRLPAFTREEREEVRGTADFFALSHGASLSFHLINDSLKFGQKEDLDLRMLLYWVNAEYNRPPILVVQSGWYVLGNTNTEDPKHMYYLKRFIVETLKSISLDRVNVIGYTAWSLMDGFEWHREYGIRTGLYHVDFQTSGMKREPKTSATFYRALIQKNGFPELPENRPAQGFFPCDFAWGVSANSIQVNEIRQVGVSHFHFSLNWSALVPSGDVSRPNASLLRYYSCFSQQLLRANVTPVITLWHHTSDTASLPAPLHTTNKWLNREAPDLFEAYARLCYRELGEHVKLWITLNEPNDETVGYQEGHQMLRAHALAWHAYHRHFRHTQGGQVSLALQMDWVEPAFSFRREDVEPAKRVLDFRVGWFAEPIFGKGDYPVGMRTWLRQLNSLDLPVFNEEDRQLVKGTFDFFAISHFSTDLVTHAKEDSYTYIPMLEVQYMIDTTWIMSPRPVVPWGLRKALNWVKEHYSDVPIYVMANGVQEDPARFKDSLRVYYLYNYINEALKASTLDGVNLKGYFAYALSDMRDPGFGLYGQVHDEVIVKASLSNYRNIIEHNGFPVAGLPAQQCPRDPLPCLDCQLLTRRPLLGFLTLLGSGFLITLGLIIYYAAKRRTECY; from the exons ATGTGTGTCGTGTTCGGCCTCGTGACGTTGCTTCTCTTTACCTCCGAGTGGGACGACGCGCTGGCGAAGCCAAAAGACGGGCTGAGGACCTGGGGGAGATTCGCCAAGCTGCCCTACCCGGGGGACAAGGCTCTCCTCTATGACACCTTCCCGGGAGACTTCATGTGGGCCGTGGGAACCGCCGCCTACCAGGTCGAGGGCGCCTTTGACCGGGACGGCAAGGGGCTCTCTATATGGGACACTTTTACGCGCGGTGGGACCCGCATGATGACCGGGGACGTGGGCAGCGACAGCTACCACAACATCAACGCAGACGTCCGCGCCATCAAGCAGCTGGGGGTCAGCCACTAcaggttctctctctcctggccccGGATCTTCCCCAACGGGACCCGGGGCAGCTACAACGCGGCGGGGGCCAACTATTACCGGACCCTGATCAGGAAGCTGAAGGAGGCGCGGGTGGAGCCGGTGGTCACCCTGTACCACTGGGACCTGCCGGACGCCCTGCAGCAGGCGTTCGGCGGCTGGGGCAGTCGCCGGATCGTGGAGCTTTTCAAAGATTACGCGGACTTTTGTTTCCTGACGTTTGGCGATGACGTCAAGTACTGGATCACCATTGATAACCCGTTCGTGGTGGCCTGGCACGGGTACGGGACCGGCGTGGTCGCACCCGGCATCAAGAATGACCCTGACCTCCCGTTCCGAGTGGGACACAATCTCATCAAG GCCCACGCGGCCGCCTGGCACCTCTACCAGCGCTTCTACCGCTCGCGGCAGCGCGGCAAGCTGTCCATGGCGCTGGCCTCCCACTGGATCAAGCCCAGCCGCACGCGCCGCCAGAACCTCCACGAGTGCCAGTGCTCCCTGGACCACGTGCTGGGCTGGTTCGCCCGGCCGCTCTTCGTGGACGGGGACTACCCTCCCTGCATGAGAGACCGGCTGGGCCCCCGGCTGCCCGCCTTCACgcgcgaggagagggaggaggtgcgcGGCACGGCGGACTTCTTCGCGCTGTCGCACGGCGCCTCGCTCAGCTTCCACCTCATCAACGACAGCCTGAAGTTCGGCCAGAAGGAGGACCTGGACCTGAGGATGCTGCTGTACTGGGTGAACGCAGAGTACAACCGGCCCCCCATCCTGGTGGTCCAGAGCGGctg GTACGTCCTGGGCAACACCAACACAGAGGACCCCAAGCACATGTACTACCTCAAGAGGTTCATCGTAGAGACCCTGAAAT CCATCAGCCTGGACCGGGTGAACGTGATTGGCTACACAGCATGGTCTCTGATGGACGGCTTCGAGTGGCACCGGGAGTACGGGATTCGTACCGGCCTGTACCACGTGGACTTCCAAACCTCGGGCATGAAGAGGGAGCCCAAGACCTCAGCCACCTTCTACag GGCATTGATCCAGAAGAACGGCTTCCCAGAGCTGCCAGAGAACCGCCCAGCCCAGGGCTTCTTCCCCTGTGACTTCGCCTGGGGCGTCTCCGCTAACTccatacag gtgAACGAGATCCGGCAGGTGGGCGTCAGCCACTTCCACTTCTCCCTGAACTGGTCGGCGCTGGTCCCCTCGGGCGACGTGAGCCGGCCCAACGCCTCGCTGCTGCGCTACTACAGCTGCTTCAGCCAGCAGCTGCTGCGGGCCAACGTCACGCCCGTCATCACCCTGTGGCACCACACCAGTGACACGGCCAGCCTGCCCGCACCCCTCCACACCACCAACAAGTGGCTCaacag gGAGGCGCCCGACCTGTTTGAGGCGTACGCCCGGCTCTGCTACCGAGAGCTGGGCGAGCACGTGAAGCTGTGGATCACGCTGAACGAGCCCAACGACGAGACGGTGGGCTACCAGGAGGGCCACCAGATGCTGCGAGCCCACGCCCTGGCCTGGCACGCCTACCACCGCCACTTCAGGCACACGCAGGGTGGCCAG GTGTCCCTGGCCCTGCAGATGGACTGGGTGGAGCCGGCCTTCTCGTTCCGGCGGGAGGACGTTGAGCCGGCCAAGCGGGTGCTGGACTTCCGCGTGGGCTGGTTCGCCGAGCCCATCTTCGGGAAGGGGGACTACCCTGTCGGGATGAGGACCTGGCTGCGGCAGCTCAACTCCCTGGA TCTTCCGGTGTTCAACGAAGAGGACCGTCAGCTGGTCAAGGGCACGTTTGACTTCTTCGCCATCAGCCACTTCAGCACGGACCTGGTCACCCACGCCAAGGAAGACTC GTACACCTACATCCCCATGCTGGAGGTCCAGTACATGATAGACACCACCTGGATCATGTCCCCCAGACCTGTGGTCCCCTGGGGGCTGAGGAAGGCCCTCAACTGG gtGAAGGAGCACTACAGCGACGTGCCCATCTACGTGATGGCCAACGGGGTCCAGGAAGACCCCGCCCGCTTCAAGGACAGCCTGCGCGTCTACTACCTGTACAACTACATCAACGAGGCCCTGAAAG CCTCCACGCTGGACGGGGTGAACCTGAAGGGGTACTTCGCCTACGCGCTGAGCGACATGCGGGACCCGGGCTTCGGACTGTACGGCCAGGTCCACGACGAGGTTATCGTCAAGGCGTCGCTCTCCAACTACCGCAACATCATCGAGCACAACGGCTTCCCCGTGGCGGGGTTGCCCGCCCAGCAGTGCCCCCGGGACCCGTTGCCCTGCCTGGACTGCCAGCTGCTGACCCGGAGGCCTCTGCTGGGGTTTCTCACGCTGCTGGGCTCCGGGTTCCTCATCACGCTGGGACTCATTATTTATTACGCGGCGAAGAGACGCACCGAGTGTTACTGA